From one Pyxidicoccus sp. MSG2 genomic stretch:
- a CDS encoding DUF6788 family protein, whose amino-acid sequence MPEDVSLTELLQDLTPDQAAQLSQALRRLRRQLASGEALQLGAIIIRKQVVRCGKARCRCNAAVAAAAGVPPSLHGPYWYAWWWSAAGQKRSAYVGREVRRKRVDAQVRVLEGLAMTLAELEELAAVTDEELDRGWAGEAPGDAARARLAAALARGELSRRRDGKVDAPAAITWLEALGALGFRQRRRRG is encoded by the coding sequence CGGCGCAGCTCTCCCAGGCGCTCAGGCGTCTGCGGCGGCAGCTCGCAAGCGGCGAGGCCCTGCAGCTCGGCGCCATCATCATCCGCAAGCAGGTCGTCCGGTGCGGGAAGGCACGCTGTCGCTGCAACGCGGCCGTGGCGGCCGCCGCGGGGGTGCCTCCCTCGCTGCATGGGCCGTACTGGTACGCTTGGTGGTGGAGTGCGGCGGGACAGAAGCGCTCCGCCTACGTTGGTAGAGAAGTGCGACGCAAGCGGGTGGACGCTCAAGTCCGGGTGTTGGAGGGCCTGGCGATGACCCTGGCGGAGCTTGAGGAGCTCGCCGCCGTCACCGACGAAGAGTTGGACAGGGGGTGGGCGGGTGAAGCCCCTGGGGACGCAGCCAGGGCCCGGCTGGCGGCAGCGCTGGCCCGGGGAGAGCTATCCCGGAGGAGAGACGGAAAGGTCGACGCGCCCGCAGCCATCACCTGGCTGGAGGCGCTAGGCGCTCTAGGGTTTCGCCAGCGGCGGCGCCGGGGTTGA